Proteins co-encoded in one Nicotiana sylvestris chromosome 7, ASM39365v2, whole genome shotgun sequence genomic window:
- the LOC104214523 gene encoding soluble inorganic pyrophosphatase 4 isoform X2, with the protein MVPPIETPAKASVSHKSSIPPLNERILSSMTRRSVAAHPWHDLEIGPGAPQIFNVVVEISKGSKVKYELDKKTGLIKVDRVLYSSVVYPHNYGFIPRTLCEDSDPLDVLVIMQEPVLPGCFLRAKAIGLMPMIDQGEKDDKIIAVCADDPEYKEYTDIKELPPHRLAEIRRFFEDYKKNENKEVAVNDFLPATKAFEAVQHSQDLYADYIVESLRR; encoded by the exons ATGGTTCCACCTATCGAAACTCCAGCCAAAGCTTCAGTGTCCCACAAGTCCTCCATTCCACCTCTTAATGAAAGAATACTTTCTTCCATGACACGGAGATCAGTCGCAGCTCATCCTTGGCATGATCTCGAGATAG GACCTGGTGCCCCACAGATTTTCAATGTG GTGGTTGAGATCAGTAAGGGGAGCAAGGTGAAGTATGAACTTGATAAAAAAACTGGACTGATCAAG GTTGATCGGGTTCTTTATTCATCAGTTGTATACCCCCATAACTATGGGTTCATCCCTCGTACCCTTTGTGAAGACAGTGACCCTCTGGATGTCTTAGTCATCATGCAG GAGCCCGTTCTTCCTGGTTGCTTTCTCAGGGCTAAAGCAATTGGTCTTATGCCCATGATTGATCAG GGAGAAAAAGATGACAAGATAATTGCTGTATGTGCCGATGATCCTGAATATAAGGAATACACTGATATCAAGGAGCTGCCACCCCATCGTTTAGCTGAGATCCGTCGCTTCTTTGAGGATT ATAAGAAAAATGAGAACAAGGAAGTTGCTGTCAATGACTTTCTTCCAGCCACCAAAGCGTTCGAAGCAGTCCAGCATTCCCA GGATCTGTATGCAGACTACATCGTGGAGAGCCTGAGGAGATGA
- the LOC104214523 gene encoding soluble inorganic pyrophosphatase 4 isoform X1, with protein MVQLAKMVPPIETPAKASVSHKSSIPPLNERILSSMTRRSVAAHPWHDLEIGPGAPQIFNVVVEISKGSKVKYELDKKTGLIKVDRVLYSSVVYPHNYGFIPRTLCEDSDPLDVLVIMQEPVLPGCFLRAKAIGLMPMIDQGEKDDKIIAVCADDPEYKEYTDIKELPPHRLAEIRRFFEDYKKNENKEVAVNDFLPATKAFEAVQHSQDLYADYIVESLRR; from the exons ATGGTCCAGTTAGCAAAAATGGTTCCACCTATCGAAACTCCAGCCAAAGCTTCAGTGTCCCACAAGTCCTCCATTCCACCTCTTAATGAAAGAATACTTTCTTCCATGACACGGAGATCAGTCGCAGCTCATCCTTGGCATGATCTCGAGATAG GACCTGGTGCCCCACAGATTTTCAATGTG GTGGTTGAGATCAGTAAGGGGAGCAAGGTGAAGTATGAACTTGATAAAAAAACTGGACTGATCAAG GTTGATCGGGTTCTTTATTCATCAGTTGTATACCCCCATAACTATGGGTTCATCCCTCGTACCCTTTGTGAAGACAGTGACCCTCTGGATGTCTTAGTCATCATGCAG GAGCCCGTTCTTCCTGGTTGCTTTCTCAGGGCTAAAGCAATTGGTCTTATGCCCATGATTGATCAG GGAGAAAAAGATGACAAGATAATTGCTGTATGTGCCGATGATCCTGAATATAAGGAATACACTGATATCAAGGAGCTGCCACCCCATCGTTTAGCTGAGATCCGTCGCTTCTTTGAGGATT ATAAGAAAAATGAGAACAAGGAAGTTGCTGTCAATGACTTTCTTCCAGCCACCAAAGCGTTCGAAGCAGTCCAGCATTCCCA GGATCTGTATGCAGACTACATCGTGGAGAGCCTGAGGAGATGA